A window of Corallococcus macrosporus DSM 14697 contains these coding sequences:
- the ybeY gene encoding rRNA maturation RNase YbeY: MSGARKGTGVRLRKGKLIPRDDGKRIEEFVGAATTSTDSASVARMLAPPGWSEPAQRPEFDEVVIVLTGELTIVVEGRRERVAAGEVGLVPRGKRVVYRNDGQGACDYWSVCAPAFRPELAHMEAPKPRVQENHVTIQVAHGQGRDFARLLTSWARDYLRQLELAGVELSLSLVDDRAIRRLNRTWRQKDKATDVLSFPAGELPKGTPGPRPLGDVVISLDTAKRQAKEYGRTLESEMARYLAHGLLHLLGHDHERPRDAKRMAALEEQLLGERGMVADSLQVDARARRARSLM; this comes from the coding sequence ATGAGCGGGGCACGGAAGGGCACTGGCGTGAGATTGCGCAAGGGGAAGCTGATTCCCCGTGACGACGGCAAGCGCATCGAGGAGTTCGTGGGCGCGGCCACCACCAGCACGGACTCCGCGTCCGTCGCGCGGATGCTGGCGCCCCCGGGGTGGTCGGAGCCCGCGCAGCGGCCCGAGTTCGACGAGGTCGTCATCGTCCTCACCGGCGAGCTGACCATCGTGGTGGAGGGCCGCCGCGAGCGCGTCGCCGCGGGCGAGGTGGGCCTGGTGCCGCGCGGCAAGCGCGTGGTGTACCGCAATGACGGGCAGGGCGCGTGTGACTACTGGTCGGTGTGCGCGCCCGCCTTCCGCCCGGAGCTGGCGCACATGGAGGCGCCCAAGCCTCGCGTGCAGGAGAACCACGTCACCATCCAGGTGGCCCACGGCCAGGGCCGGGACTTCGCGCGCCTGCTGACTTCCTGGGCCAGGGACTACCTGCGGCAGCTCGAGCTGGCTGGCGTGGAGCTGTCCCTGTCCCTGGTGGATGACCGGGCCATCCGCCGGCTCAACCGCACCTGGCGCCAGAAGGACAAGGCGACGGACGTGCTCAGCTTCCCCGCGGGCGAGCTGCCCAAGGGCACGCCCGGGCCGCGCCCGCTGGGGGACGTGGTCATCTCCCTGGACACGGCGAAGCGGCAGGCCAAGGAGTACGGCCGCACGCTGGAGTCGGAGATGGCGCGCTACCTGGCGCACGGCCTGCTTCACCTGCTGGGGCATGACCACGAGCGCCCCCGGGACGCCAAGCGCATGGCGGCCCTGGAGGAGCAGCTCCTGGGCGAGCGGGGCATGGTGGCGGACTCGCTCCAGGTGGACGCCCGGGCCCGGCGCGCCCGCAGCCTCATGTAG
- the prfB gene encoding peptide chain release factor 2 (programmed frameshift): MANDSMEKINGLRERVLALRGHLDLDRKRSRIALIERDSTLPTFWDDNTKAQALLKEKSTLEASVGAYDKVMRGLDDAQVLFELAAEANDEATTQEAEGSLTGLEGEVAKLELARMLSGEQDRSSCFMDINAGAGGTDSMDWAAMLLRMYTRYCESKGWKVEINDEVPGEEAGFKNVSLRIEGDFAYGYLKAEVGVHRLVRISPFDANARRQTAFASVDVYPEVDDTIQIDIPEKDIELKFIRGGGAGGQKVNKTSSTAQLRHLPTGIIITCQTERSQSANKDMAFKILRGRLYELEMKKREAARDAAEAQKKDISFGSQIRSYVLAPYRMVKDLRTGIETGNVDSVLDGDLEEFVTAQLLGVKNPNRGAGAD; encoded by the exons ATGGCGAACGACTCGATGGAGAAGATCAACGGCCTCAGAGAGCGCGTGCTGGCGCTCCGGGGGCATCTT GACCTCGACCGCAAGCGGTCCCGCATCGCGCTGATTGAACGCGACTCCACGCTGCCCACCTTCTGGGACGACAACACCAAGGCGCAGGCGCTCCTGAAGGAGAAGTCCACGCTGGAGGCCAGCGTCGGCGCCTACGACAAGGTGATGCGCGGCCTGGATGACGCGCAGGTGCTCTTCGAGCTGGCCGCCGAGGCCAACGACGAGGCCACCACCCAGGAGGCGGAGGGCTCGCTCACGGGGCTGGAGGGCGAGGTCGCCAAGCTGGAGCTGGCGCGCATGCTCTCCGGCGAGCAGGACCGCAGCAGCTGCTTCATGGACATCAACGCCGGCGCCGGTGGCACGGACTCCATGGACTGGGCGGCCATGCTCCTGCGCATGTACACCCGCTACTGCGAGAGCAAGGGCTGGAAGGTCGAAATCAACGACGAGGTGCCCGGGGAAGAGGCGGGCTTCAAGAACGTCTCCCTGCGCATCGAGGGTGACTTCGCCTACGGCTACCTGAAGGCGGAGGTGGGCGTGCACCGGCTGGTGCGCATCTCCCCCTTCGACGCCAACGCGCGCCGCCAGACGGCCTTCGCGTCCGTGGACGTCTACCCGGAGGTGGATGACACCATCCAGATCGACATCCCGGAGAAGGACATCGAGCTGAAGTTCATCCGCGGTGGCGGCGCGGGCGGCCAGAAGGTGAACAAGACGTCGTCCACCGCGCAGCTCCGCCACCTGCCCACGGGCATCATCATCACCTGCCAGACGGAGCGCTCGCAGTCGGCCAACAAGGACATGGCCTTCAAGATCCTGCGCGGCCGCCTCTACGAACTGGAGATGAAGAAGCGCGAGGCCGCGCGCGACGCCGCGGAGGCGCAGAAGAAGGACATCTCCTTCGGCTCGCAGATCCGCTCCTACGTGCTGGCGCCGTACCGCATGGTCAAGGACCTGCGCACCGGCATCGAGACGGGCAACGTGGACTCGGTGCTGGACGGTGACCTGGAGGAGTTCGTCACCGCGCAGCTCCTGGGCGTGAAGAACCCCAACCGCGGCGCGGGCGCGGATTAG
- a CDS encoding DUF4105 domain-containing protein — MHRPSLIASCLLGLLLTAAPARAASMPPWGTGESQGEDLAILLVTFSPGDDVPSWWGHGSLVVEDRRLRMSRLYNYGMFSFDEAMLARFAMGRLEFWVGQSSVGGTFRHYESEDRDIRVQELNLTPEQRVLVAKRLAENVLPENREYLYHHYNDNCVTRLRDMIDVATGGQLREADRAPGRMTLREHTRRYTAVNAPMSVLLDFMMNDEIDRPVTKWEEAFLPDELEAQVAALQVKGADGKVESLAAKSWNHYESTRRQRPPAEPPAWGPWILALGLALGGLAVGLACWERQRRSRVARLLLGLENIIVGLALGLPGTALLIMGLVTDHTVTHRNENLLLANPLTLLALPFGVALLWNSQKARARLLKVWVVLAALGVLGVVLKVLPPFDQDNWRLIALILPINLGMAGAFGLDRVLARLPGADRASAGRRDAVASLKTP, encoded by the coding sequence ATGCACCGCCCTTCACTCATCGCCTCCTGCCTGCTTGGCCTGCTGTTGACGGCGGCGCCCGCGCGCGCGGCCTCCATGCCGCCGTGGGGCACGGGCGAGAGCCAGGGCGAGGACCTGGCCATCCTCCTGGTGACGTTCAGCCCCGGGGACGACGTGCCCTCGTGGTGGGGGCATGGCTCCCTGGTGGTGGAGGACCGGCGGCTGCGGATGTCGCGCCTCTACAACTACGGCATGTTCTCCTTCGACGAGGCCATGCTCGCCCGCTTCGCCATGGGCCGGCTGGAGTTCTGGGTGGGCCAGTCGTCGGTGGGCGGCACCTTCCGCCACTACGAATCCGAGGACCGCGACATCCGCGTGCAGGAGCTCAACCTCACGCCCGAGCAGCGCGTCCTCGTGGCGAAGCGGCTGGCGGAGAACGTGCTGCCGGAGAATCGCGAGTACCTGTATCACCACTACAACGACAACTGCGTCACCCGGCTGCGGGACATGATTGACGTGGCCACCGGCGGCCAGCTCCGCGAGGCGGACCGCGCGCCGGGCCGGATGACGCTGCGCGAGCACACCCGGCGCTACACCGCGGTGAACGCGCCCATGAGCGTGCTGCTCGACTTCATGATGAACGACGAAATCGACCGTCCCGTCACGAAGTGGGAGGAGGCCTTCCTCCCGGACGAGCTGGAGGCCCAGGTCGCGGCGCTCCAGGTGAAGGGCGCGGACGGGAAGGTGGAGTCGCTCGCGGCGAAGAGCTGGAACCACTACGAATCCACCAGGCGTCAGCGCCCGCCCGCGGAGCCTCCGGCCTGGGGGCCGTGGATCCTGGCCCTGGGCCTGGCCCTGGGCGGCCTGGCGGTGGGGCTGGCCTGCTGGGAGCGTCAGCGGCGCAGCCGCGTGGCCCGCCTGCTGCTCGGGCTGGAGAACATCATCGTGGGCCTGGCCCTGGGCCTCCCCGGTACCGCGCTGCTCATCATGGGCCTGGTGACGGACCACACGGTGACGCACCGCAATGAGAATCTCCTCCTGGCCAACCCGCTGACGCTGCTGGCGCTGCCCTTCGGCGTCGCGCTCCTGTGGAACAGCCAGAAGGCCCGCGCGCGCCTGCTCAAGGTGTGGGTGGTGCTCGCGGCCCTGGGCGTGCTGGGCGTGGTGCTCAAGGTGCTGCCGCCCTTCGACCAGGACAACTGGCGGCTCATCGCGCTCATCCTGCCCATCAACCTGGGCATGGCGGGCGCGTTCGGATTGGACCGGGTGCTGGCGCGCCTTCCCGGGGCGGACCGCGCGTCAGCCGGTCGGCGGGATGCCGTCGCATCGCTGAAGACTCCCTGA
- a CDS encoding RNA polymerase sigma factor: MSSGGVLGIGQGGAAAADASESRRQDAALLVRLRRGDPDAFELLVRTHQDRLYDFCVRMVGDREEAHDLVQEIFVSVHQNIRRFREDAKLSTWLFRITRNHCINRLKYLKRRGRGRSEEYDEATALFTEGGGTAPGPDAALETARERARVQWAISQLEPDARLLVALRDIEGLSYDEIIDITELPEGTVKSRLHRAREKLADLLGRLEP; the protein is encoded by the coding sequence GTGTCATCGGGCGGCGTGCTCGGAATCGGACAGGGAGGGGCTGCCGCCGCGGACGCGTCCGAGTCGCGCCGTCAGGACGCGGCCTTGCTGGTCCGCCTGCGCCGGGGCGACCCGGACGCCTTCGAGCTGCTGGTGCGTACCCACCAGGACCGGCTCTACGACTTCTGCGTCCGCATGGTGGGAGACCGTGAGGAAGCCCACGACCTGGTGCAGGAGATTTTCGTCAGCGTGCACCAGAACATCCGGCGCTTCCGCGAGGACGCGAAGCTGTCCACCTGGCTGTTCCGCATCACCCGCAACCACTGCATCAACCGGCTCAAGTACCTCAAGCGCCGGGGCCGGGGGCGCTCCGAGGAATACGACGAGGCCACGGCCCTCTTCACCGAAGGCGGGGGCACCGCGCCCGGCCCGGACGCCGCGCTGGAGACGGCGCGCGAGCGCGCCCGGGTGCAGTGGGCCATCTCCCAACTGGAGCCGGACGCGCGCCTGCTGGTGGCGCTGCGCGACATCGAAGGCCTCAGCTACGACGAAATCATCGACATCACCGAGCTACCGGAGGGCACGGTGAAGAGCCGGCTCCACCGGGCCCGGGAAAAGCTGGCGGACCTCCTGGGGCGGCTTGAGCCATGA
- the lysS gene encoding lysine--tRNA ligase has product MAETENKSDKSAGEGDLGTKEQEIYDQRLEKAAKWREAGFNPYGNGYRPQHQAAEIHAKHGAQTAEEIEQAAPPPYDVAGRVVAMRSFGKAAFIKLRDRSGEIQVHMKKDALGDAYEAFKLCDLGDFLAATGPVFRSKTGELTLSATKFTPLTKSLRPLPEKWHGLTDVEIRYRQRYLDLVSNPDVKQTFLRRNKLIRFIRDFLDTRDFVEVETPMMHPLVSGAAARPFTTHHNALDIDLYMRIAPELYLKRLVVGGLERVYEVNRNFRNEGISTRHNPEFTMLEFYQAYATYEDLMDLSEEMISEAARAVTGDTKVKYGEHVLDFGKGWKRISMAEAIREAVSGLSDKDMVDADRLRHELLKTRHSEAERRAIDTMNHGELVGALFEHHVEHTLIHPTFITHFPTAVSPLARRNDANPDVTDRFELYVAGREIANAFSELNDPLDQKGRFQAQLDAKQRGQQETMDYDEDYIRALEHGMPPTAGEGIGIDRLAMLFTDSQSIRDVILFPLLKPLAK; this is encoded by the coding sequence ATGGCCGAGACCGAAAACAAGAGCGACAAGAGTGCGGGCGAGGGCGACCTCGGGACGAAGGAACAGGAAATCTACGACCAGCGGCTGGAGAAGGCCGCGAAGTGGCGCGAGGCCGGCTTCAATCCGTACGGCAACGGCTACCGTCCCCAGCACCAGGCCGCCGAAATCCACGCGAAGCACGGCGCCCAGACGGCCGAGGAGATTGAACAGGCCGCCCCCCCGCCGTACGACGTCGCCGGCCGCGTCGTCGCCATGCGCTCCTTCGGCAAGGCCGCCTTCATCAAGCTGCGCGACCGCTCGGGCGAAATCCAGGTCCACATGAAGAAGGACGCCCTGGGTGACGCCTACGAGGCGTTCAAGCTCTGTGACCTGGGCGACTTCCTGGCCGCCACCGGCCCGGTGTTCCGTTCCAAGACGGGCGAGTTGACGCTGTCCGCCACGAAGTTCACGCCGCTGACCAAGTCCCTGCGGCCCCTGCCGGAGAAGTGGCACGGCCTGACGGACGTGGAGATCCGCTACCGTCAGCGCTACCTGGACCTGGTGTCCAACCCGGACGTGAAGCAGACCTTCCTCCGGCGCAACAAGCTCATCCGCTTCATCCGCGACTTCCTCGACACGCGTGACTTCGTCGAGGTGGAGACGCCGATGATGCACCCGCTCGTGTCCGGCGCGGCGGCGCGGCCCTTCACCACGCACCACAACGCGCTCGACATCGACCTGTACATGCGCATCGCCCCGGAGCTGTATCTCAAGCGCCTGGTGGTGGGCGGCCTGGAGCGCGTCTACGAGGTCAACCGCAACTTCCGCAACGAAGGCATCAGCACCCGGCACAACCCCGAGTTCACGATGCTGGAGTTCTATCAGGCGTACGCCACGTACGAGGACCTGATGGACCTCTCCGAGGAGATGATTTCGGAGGCCGCCAGGGCCGTCACCGGCGACACGAAGGTGAAGTACGGCGAGCACGTGCTCGACTTCGGCAAGGGCTGGAAGCGCATCTCCATGGCGGAGGCCATCCGCGAGGCGGTGAGCGGCCTGTCCGACAAGGACATGGTGGACGCGGACCGGCTGCGCCACGAGCTGCTCAAGACGCGCCACTCGGAGGCCGAGCGGCGGGCCATCGACACCATGAACCACGGTGAGCTGGTGGGCGCGCTCTTCGAGCACCACGTCGAGCACACGCTCATCCATCCCACCTTCATCACCCATTTCCCTACCGCCGTCTCGCCGCTGGCCCGGCGCAACGACGCGAACCCGGACGTGACGGACCGCTTCGAGCTGTACGTGGCGGGGCGGGAGATCGCGAACGCCTTCTCCGAGCTGAACGACCCGCTGGACCAGAAGGGCCGCTTCCAGGCCCAGCTGGACGCGAAGCAGCGGGGCCAGCAGGAGACCATGGACTACGACGAGGACTACATCCGGGCCCTCGAGCACGGCATGCCGCCCACGGCCGGTGAAGGCATCGGGATTGATCGGCTCGCCATGCTGTTCACGGATTCGCAGAGCATCCGGGACGTCATCCTGTTTCCCCTCCTCAAGCCACTGGCGAAGTAG
- a CDS encoding anti-sigma factor family protein has product MNHREARALFLALADDELPAPKAQEVRTHLDGCEDCRQGWQRYSSTVQRLQRVAREQAPPALASLVMHRVRRKRRFGLRGLHTAHMNHRLPVEVLIPLLLAAAVAAFLMLVAP; this is encoded by the coding sequence ATGAACCACCGCGAGGCGAGGGCCCTGTTCCTCGCGCTCGCCGACGACGAGCTCCCCGCCCCCAAGGCGCAGGAGGTTCGCACCCACCTGGACGGCTGCGAGGACTGCCGCCAGGGCTGGCAGCGCTATTCCAGCACGGTGCAGCGGCTCCAGCGCGTGGCGCGTGAGCAGGCGCCGCCCGCGCTCGCCTCCCTGGTGATGCACCGCGTGCGCCGCAAGCGCCGCTTCGGGCTGCGCGGCCTTCACACGGCGCATATGAACCACCGGCTCCCGGTGGAGGTCCTCATCCCGCTGCTCCTGGCCGCCGCGGTGGCCGCCTTCCTGATGCTGGTCGCTCCCTGA
- a CDS encoding ABC transporter permease, which produces MHSAERQTIHRWTFIWIGALVALVGFSLLGVALTSSQAWLETSSSLGLSVLGWGGLIQLLNAALLASEQPVAPVQNTGLLVAGALVWLAGWALIAAGIRRAPEPTEGPSPAAGATLYPRLARYRDFYWSTLGAYGGGMLLAEVVLILLQTVLSSGVSATDLGAAGKGAGGGLSLPPTGAFAIALLAGGMVAFISGFIGASRAQRLSLPEATIGVLYLGLPIPIVLTLMERLPGLQLALGYRLREVTYVAGLIGRPELGYWLVFTFLVLALVLGINTGFIAAGSGRVDLKLGFELFVARRHVMVFRPSLLLGTLAVLMLGIIPPLLIYFIIRSTEAAVERTRIRKLGLKDPLAAASDLNRLKLREQSPTMMMTALSVGGVGVGVMALIIVLSVMSGFEADLQQKILGTNAHAVVSKYAGDLPEYAKVMESVRKVPGVVGQTPFIINQVMIASEGNVDGVIIKGIDPDTVGEVTDLPKNILGGGSLDILYTPEKIVHRGLTDEEPEEESGVVEDDIIRRSGTSKKAQVLPGIVIGRELAASLRVVVGDRVNVVSPLGTELSPSGPIPKSRAFRVAAVFYSGMYEYDSKFVYILLKEAQDFFGVKGATGIELKVADIDDARRIASQVVKVLGGYPYRARDWGEMNKNLFSALRLEKLVMGIILSIIIIVAAGLIVATVIMLVLEKRKEISVLKALGVPDGGIVKIFLAEGLQIGVAGGFLGLISGLSWCVFIEKVGIKLDPDVYYIPAVPVRVEPVQTVLAVVIAVLVTYLASIYPALKASSVEPVEGLKAE; this is translated from the coding sequence GTGCACTCCGCCGAACGGCAGACCATCCATCGCTGGACCTTCATCTGGATTGGGGCCCTGGTCGCCCTGGTGGGCTTCAGCCTCCTGGGCGTGGCGCTCACGTCCTCCCAGGCCTGGCTGGAGACCAGCTCCTCCCTGGGGCTGTCCGTGCTGGGGTGGGGCGGGCTGATCCAACTCCTGAACGCGGCGCTGCTCGCGTCCGAGCAGCCCGTCGCGCCAGTGCAGAACACGGGCCTGCTCGTGGCGGGCGCCCTCGTCTGGCTCGCGGGGTGGGCGCTCATCGCCGCCGGCATCCGCCGCGCGCCGGAGCCCACTGAAGGGCCCAGCCCCGCCGCGGGCGCCACGCTGTATCCGCGCCTGGCGCGCTACCGGGACTTCTACTGGAGCACCCTGGGCGCCTACGGCGGCGGCATGCTGCTGGCGGAGGTGGTCCTCATCCTCCTGCAGACGGTGCTTTCCAGCGGGGTGTCGGCCACGGACCTGGGCGCGGCGGGGAAGGGCGCGGGCGGCGGGCTGTCGCTGCCGCCCACCGGCGCGTTCGCCATCGCGCTGCTGGCCGGCGGCATGGTGGCCTTCATCTCCGGCTTCATCGGGGCCTCGCGCGCGCAGCGGCTGTCGCTGCCCGAGGCCACCATCGGCGTGCTGTACCTGGGCCTGCCCATCCCCATCGTCCTCACGCTGATGGAGCGGCTGCCCGGGCTGCAGCTCGCGCTGGGCTACCGGCTGCGCGAGGTGACGTACGTCGCCGGGCTGATTGGCCGCCCGGAGCTGGGGTACTGGCTCGTCTTCACCTTCCTGGTGCTGGCGCTGGTGCTGGGCATCAACACCGGCTTCATCGCCGCCGGCAGCGGCCGGGTGGACCTGAAGCTGGGCTTCGAGCTCTTCGTCGCCCGCCGGCACGTGATGGTGTTCCGGCCGTCCCTGCTGCTGGGGACGCTGGCGGTGCTGATGCTCGGCATCATCCCGCCGCTGCTCATCTACTTCATCATCCGCTCCACGGAAGCCGCGGTGGAGCGCACGCGCATCCGCAAGCTGGGCCTGAAGGACCCGCTGGCGGCCGCCTCCGACCTCAACCGCCTCAAGCTGCGCGAGCAGTCGCCCACCATGATGATGACTGCCCTGTCCGTGGGCGGCGTGGGCGTGGGCGTCATGGCGCTCATCATCGTGCTGTCGGTGATGAGCGGCTTCGAGGCGGACCTCCAGCAGAAGATATTGGGCACCAACGCGCACGCCGTGGTGTCCAAGTACGCGGGGGACCTGCCCGAGTACGCCAAGGTGATGGAGTCCGTCCGCAAGGTGCCCGGCGTGGTGGGGCAGACGCCCTTCATCATCAACCAGGTGATGATCGCCTCCGAGGGCAACGTGGATGGCGTCATCATCAAGGGCATCGACCCGGACACGGTGGGCGAGGTGACGGACCTGCCCAAGAACATCCTCGGCGGCGGGTCGCTCGACATCCTCTATACGCCGGAGAAGATCGTCCACCGCGGCCTGACGGACGAGGAGCCCGAGGAGGAGAGCGGGGTGGTGGAGGACGACATCATCCGCCGCTCCGGGACGTCGAAGAAGGCGCAGGTGCTGCCGGGCATCGTCATTGGCCGTGAGCTGGCGGCCTCGCTGCGCGTGGTGGTGGGGGACCGGGTGAACGTCGTCTCCCCGCTGGGCACCGAGCTGAGCCCCTCCGGCCCGATTCCGAAGAGCCGCGCCTTCCGCGTGGCGGCCGTCTTCTACTCGGGCATGTACGAGTACGACTCCAAGTTCGTCTACATCCTGCTCAAGGAGGCCCAGGACTTCTTCGGCGTGAAGGGCGCCACGGGCATCGAGCTGAAGGTGGCGGACATCGACGACGCGCGCCGCATCGCCTCCCAGGTGGTGAAGGTGCTGGGCGGCTACCCCTACCGGGCGCGGGACTGGGGAGAGATGAACAAGAACCTCTTCTCCGCGCTCCGCCTGGAGAAGCTGGTGATGGGCATCATCCTCTCCATCATCATCATCGTGGCCGCGGGCCTCATCGTCGCCACCGTCATCATGCTGGTGCTGGAGAAGCGGAAGGAGATCTCCGTGCTCAAGGCGCTGGGCGTCCCCGATGGCGGCATCGTGAAGATATTCCTCGCGGAGGGCCTGCAGATTGGCGTGGCGGGCGGCTTCCTCGGACTGATTTCCGGCCTGTCCTGGTGCGTCTTCATCGAGAAGGTCGGCATCAAGCTGGACCCGGACGTCTATTACATCCCGGCGGTGCCGGTGCGCGTCGAGCCGGTGCAGACCGTGCTCGCCGTCGTCATCGCGGTGCTCGTCACCTACCTCGCCTCCATCTACCCGGCCCTCAAGGCCAGCAGCGTGGAGCCGGTGGAAGGCCTCAAGGCGGAGTAG
- a CDS encoding HD family phosphohydrolase, translated as MAESETQPPGRSPLDALAERLGLDNGVWGRRAIQVLLLLAVSVGAGFVISPGLYSQQIPALEEEHLGKPFRASSPAGFKAARDYEVVHRAMTQQRRQDARSAVKPVYDLNPAVLGQLRATVSSAFSSMRLHLDELAEAQSDSEPEEKETARKRKPAASPEMLELERATREKMRAELQERFFGKRDAVLEAEDFQALYATRFSQEAETATLLVLERAYRSERGPVHVAGSREELAREAGQGLTVRDVVNKAEESLSGGSSQVVDVPEAHQEMERFASVPGNLMPDAPGVQRRAILRLAQRLVRPNLTINIAETDARRNQAAQAVKDAVISIKKGQRVIGDGELVNESHLVILRGMRAETDRLDLVQLQVGGTGLVGLLIVATYFFCRAAFRRFRPTRKDGVLLGLLLLGLLGLLQVWVSIADAVQDRYTALPIEAFYYAFPVAAGAMLVRFILTQEMALFFALVFACLTGVMLGNSLAFGVFTLVGSLVAADRIVKAKDRVGIFRAGLVTGTVNLVAVLFLFLVEGKGLAADTLLTAVSAFIGSSLAVPVMVMALTPLIEATFGYASDIKLLELANLNHPALKELIVQAPGTYHHSIIIGSLVENAAETIGANPLLARSCAYYHDIGKGRNPLYFGENQKGENRHDALAPAMSAVIIKRHVTEGLEMARQYRLPKLVADAIPQHHGTRTVGYFYHKALKEQEGKEGAPPIDESIYRYPGPKPQFREAALVMIADAVEASTRSMSDPTSPKLHAQVQKIINLIFSEGQLDECDLTLKDLNLITQSFLHTLEGIYHTRPAYPAGAVGGGKAPPLVVAGAAPRPVEGKDKARTAGGHERGTEGHWREIAQGEADSP; from the coding sequence ATGGCCGAATCGGAAACGCAGCCCCCTGGGCGCAGTCCATTGGACGCGCTCGCCGAACGCCTCGGACTGGACAATGGCGTCTGGGGGCGGCGCGCCATCCAGGTCCTCCTGCTGCTGGCCGTCTCCGTTGGCGCGGGCTTCGTCATCTCGCCGGGCCTCTACAGCCAGCAGATTCCGGCGCTCGAGGAGGAGCACCTCGGCAAGCCCTTCCGCGCCAGCTCGCCCGCGGGCTTCAAGGCCGCGCGGGACTACGAGGTGGTGCACCGCGCCATGACGCAGCAGCGGCGTCAGGATGCGCGCTCGGCCGTCAAGCCCGTCTACGATTTGAACCCGGCCGTGCTCGGCCAGCTCCGGGCGACGGTGAGCTCCGCCTTCTCGTCCATGCGCCTGCACCTGGATGAGCTGGCGGAGGCCCAGTCCGACTCGGAGCCCGAGGAGAAGGAGACGGCCCGCAAGCGCAAGCCCGCGGCGTCTCCGGAGATGCTGGAGCTGGAGCGCGCCACCCGCGAGAAGATGCGGGCGGAGCTCCAGGAGCGCTTCTTCGGCAAGCGTGACGCCGTGCTGGAGGCCGAGGACTTCCAGGCGCTGTACGCCACCCGCTTCTCCCAGGAGGCGGAGACGGCCACGCTGCTGGTGCTGGAGCGGGCGTACCGCTCCGAGCGCGGCCCGGTCCACGTGGCGGGCTCCCGGGAGGAGCTGGCGCGGGAGGCGGGCCAGGGCCTCACCGTCCGCGACGTGGTGAACAAGGCCGAGGAGTCCCTCTCCGGCGGCTCCTCGCAGGTGGTGGACGTCCCCGAGGCGCACCAGGAGATGGAGCGCTTCGCCTCCGTGCCCGGCAACCTGATGCCGGACGCGCCCGGCGTCCAGCGCCGCGCCATCCTCCGGCTGGCCCAGCGGCTGGTGCGGCCCAACCTCACCATCAACATCGCGGAGACGGACGCGCGGCGGAACCAGGCGGCCCAGGCGGTGAAGGACGCCGTCATCTCCATCAAGAAGGGCCAGCGCGTCATCGGCGACGGCGAGCTGGTCAACGAGTCACACCTGGTCATCCTGCGTGGCATGCGCGCGGAGACGGACCGCCTGGACCTGGTCCAGCTCCAGGTGGGCGGCACCGGCCTGGTGGGCCTGCTCATCGTCGCCACGTACTTCTTCTGCCGCGCCGCCTTCCGGCGCTTCCGGCCCACGCGCAAGGACGGGGTGCTGCTGGGCCTGCTGCTGCTGGGCCTGCTGGGCCTGCTGCAGGTCTGGGTGTCCATCGCGGACGCGGTGCAGGACCGCTACACCGCGCTGCCCATCGAGGCCTTCTATTACGCCTTCCCGGTGGCGGCCGGCGCCATGCTGGTGCGCTTCATCCTCACCCAGGAGATGGCGCTCTTCTTCGCGCTCGTCTTCGCCTGCCTCACCGGCGTGATGCTGGGCAACTCCCTGGCCTTCGGCGTCTTCACCCTGGTGGGCTCCCTGGTGGCCGCCGACCGCATCGTCAAGGCCAAGGACCGCGTGGGCATCTTCCGCGCCGGCCTGGTGACGGGCACGGTGAACCTGGTGGCGGTGCTCTTCCTGTTCCTGGTGGAGGGCAAGGGCCTGGCGGCCGACACCCTCCTCACCGCGGTGAGCGCCTTCATCGGCTCCTCGCTGGCGGTGCCGGTGATGGTGATGGCGCTCACGCCGCTCATCGAGGCGACGTTCGGCTACGCGTCGGACATCAAGCTGCTGGAGCTGGCCAACCTCAACCACCCGGCGCTCAAGGAGCTCATCGTCCAGGCGCCCGGCACCTACCACCACTCCATCATCATCGGCTCGCTGGTGGAGAACGCGGCGGAGACGATTGGCGCCAACCCGCTGCTGGCGCGCTCGTGTGCGTACTACCACGACATCGGCAAGGGCCGGAACCCGCTCTACTTCGGTGAGAACCAGAAGGGCGAGAATCGCCATGACGCGCTCGCGCCCGCGATGAGCGCGGTCATCATCAAGCGCCACGTGACGGAAGGCCTGGAGATGGCCCGCCAGTACCGGCTGCCCAAGCTGGTGGCGGACGCGATTCCGCAGCACCACGGCACGCGCACGGTGGGCTACTTCTACCACAAGGCATTGAAGGAGCAGGAGGGCAAGGAAGGCGCTCCGCCCATCGACGAGAGCATCTACCGCTACCCGGGGCCCAAGCCGCAGTTCCGCGAGGCGGCGCTGGTGATGATCGCCGACGCGGTGGAGGCCTCCACGCGCTCCATGTCAGACCCCACCTCGCCCAAGCTCCACGCGCAGGTGCAGAAGATCATCAACCTCATCTTCTCCGAGGGGCAGCTCGACGAGTGTGACCTGACGCTGAAGGACCTCAACCTCATCACCCAGTCCTTTCTGCACACGCTGGAGGGCATCTACCACACGCGTCCGGCGTACCCGGCGGGCGCGGTGGGCGGGGGCAAGGCGCCGCCGCTGGTGGTGGCCGGCGCGGCGCCGCGCCCGGTGGAAGGCAAGGACAAGGCACGGACCGCGGGGGGGCATGAGCGGGGCACGGAAGGGCACTGGCGTGAGATTGCGCAAGGGGAAGCTGATTCCCCGTGA